From Kitasatospora sp. MAP12-44:
CCGCCGTCTACCGGCACTTCCGCGACAAGGACGAGCTGCTGCTCTCCGTCGCGGACCGCACGCTCGGCGAGGTGCTCGACAGCATCCCCGACGGCCTGGGCTGGCAGGACCGGCTGCGCGCACTGGCCGCCGGATCGCTGGCCGTCGCGCTCAAGTACCCCGCCGTCAGCTCGATCATGGCCAGCCGGACCACCAGGCGCGGCAACGAGTTCCGGATCGTCGAGCTGATCCTGGGCGCGGTCATGGAGGCCGGCCTGGACGGCGCCGACGCGGCCGTCCACTACCGGATGGTCGGCGACTCGCTGCTCGCCTACGTCGGCCAGCGGGCCGCCTACCTGCTCTTCGATCCGGAGGTCCGGGCGGCCGACGAGTCCTCGTGGAGTCGCGAGTACCGGCTGGTCGACGCCCAGGGGTTCCCGAACATCACCCGCCTGGGCCAGGAGTTGGCCGAGGTGACGCACGACCAGATCTTCCAGGCCAGGGTGGAGGCGCTGATCACCGCGATCGAGCGGCGGGCCGAGGCCGTACGGGGAGCCGGTCGCGAGACCTGACGCCACGTCAGCTGGCGAGATGTCTTTTCGCGGGTTTTCGCGGCTTGGCGCAACAGTGTTGACAACACCGCTGCGCCAGCGCTTCACTCCCCTGCAACGCCGCAGTGCGCCGGCCCCCACCGGCGACCACCAGCGGCCACCAGCCCGAGAAGAGGCCCCACTTGAACCGCGACACCCCACGTTCGCGCTCGGCCCGCACTCCGTCAGGCTCCGTCAACCGGGCGGGCATCCCCGACCCGCTGCGCGCCGTCTTCTCCATCCACGCCGAGGCTCGCCGGCGCCGGATGCCCGTCGCGGAGGTGGCCGGCGAGCGGGCCGAGCGGGCCGAGCTCGGGTTGAGCCGCCGCCGGCTCCTCGCCGGAGCGGCCGCGATCGCCGCCGCCACCGTACCCGCCGCGCTGCTCAACCCCTCCCGGGCCGCCGCCGCGACGGCGCCCCGGGTGGTGGTGGTCGGAGCCGGACTGGCCGGTCTGCGCTGCGCCCACCAGCTGTGGAACCGGAGCCAGCCGGTGGCCGCGACCGTCTACGAGGCGGACACCAGTCACGTCGGCGGCCGCTGCTGGTCGCTG
This genomic window contains:
- a CDS encoding TetR/AcrR family transcriptional regulator; this translates as MSNASVTPARSKRVGAQLTPEAIIEASLRIAARGSADAFTVRRLGEELGADPTAVYRHFRDKDELLLSVADRTLGEVLDSIPDGLGWQDRLRALAAGSLAVALKYPAVSSIMASRTTRRGNEFRIVELILGAVMEAGLDGADAAVHYRMVGDSLLAYVGQRAAYLLFDPEVRAADESSWSREYRLVDAQGFPNITRLGQELAEVTHDQIFQARVEALITAIERRAEAVRGAGRET